The Flavobacterium praedii genome window below encodes:
- a CDS encoding DoxX family protein, translating to MNNIASILILVFLAITFLQSSQDKLFHWKDNVNWLKEHFAKTLLRNQVPLALVNVLILELISGILCVVGAIEIALNSGRIYGLYGAIFSCITLIMLLFGQRLAKDYDGARTIVLYFIPSVMAVYWLN from the coding sequence ATGAACAATATTGCTTCTATTTTAATCTTAGTCTTTTTAGCGATCACATTTTTACAATCATCTCAAGATAAATTATTCCATTGGAAAGACAATGTTAATTGGCTAAAAGAACATTTTGCAAAAACACTTTTACGCAATCAGGTTCCTTTAGCACTAGTAAATGTCTTGATCTTAGAATTAATATCTGGCATTTTATGTGTCGTCGGAGCTATAGAAATAGCACTAAATAGTGGAAGAATTTACGGATTATATGGCGCTATCTTTTCTTGCATTACTCTTATTATGTTACTATTTGGACAACGTTTGGCCAAAGACTATGATGGTGCGAGAACCATCGTATTGTATTTTATTCCCTCTGTAATGGCCGTATATTGGCTTAATTAA
- a CDS encoding acyl-CoA thioesterase encodes MTSKHPSESLTILTDLVLPSETNPLNNLFGGELLARMDRAASIAAGRHSRRIGVTASVNHVAFNKSIPLGSVVIIEAKVSRAFKSSMEIYLDVWVEDRQSGNRTKANEAIYTFVAVDDTGRPVDVPQIEPETELEKQRFDAALRRKQLSLVLAGKMNPHDATELKALFT; translated from the coding sequence ATGACATCTAAACATCCTTCAGAATCCTTAACTATATTGACCGATTTGGTTTTACCGAGCGAAACCAATCCTTTGAATAACTTATTTGGAGGGGAATTATTGGCCAGAATGGATCGTGCAGCAAGTATTGCTGCCGGAAGACATTCCCGCCGAATAGGTGTAACTGCCTCTGTAAATCATGTAGCATTTAATAAATCAATTCCACTTGGTAGTGTGGTTATTATAGAAGCCAAAGTATCAAGAGCATTTAAAAGCTCAATGGAAATTTATCTGGATGTTTGGGTAGAAGACCGCCAATCTGGAAACAGAACCAAAGCAAACGAAGCGATTTATACCTTTGTGGCTGTAGATGATACTGGACGACCTGTTGATGTTCCGCAGATTGAACCGGAAACTGAATTAGAAAAACAGCGATTCGATGCCGCTCTGAGAAGAAAACAATTAAGTCTAGTTTTGGCTGGAAAAATGAATCCTCATGACGCCACCGAGTTAAAAGCTTTATTTACTTAA
- the proC gene encoding pyrroline-5-carboxylate reductase, protein MKVHIIGGGNLGASIAIGIAKFTTGNEVTVTRRNIAPISHLEDLGITITTDNTHIIQEADVIILTIKPYQVDTVLAEILPSISNKVIASAVSGLSIENLQNKIGDTHNAVRIMPNIAAQFGASATCIAFNEKSKAKAQETVTLFQALGTAPIIDEKLMDAATVLAASGTAFALRYIRASMQAGIEIGFDWQTALAISAQTVKGAAEMLLEEKGHPEQLIDRVTTPQGCTIAGLNEMELHGFSSSLIKGIKTSLKQIKG, encoded by the coding sequence ATGAAAGTACACATTATAGGTGGAGGAAACCTTGGGGCTTCCATCGCAATCGGAATTGCAAAATTCACCACCGGTAACGAAGTAACGGTAACCAGACGTAATATTGCTCCTATTTCGCATTTAGAAGATTTAGGAATTACCATTACCACAGACAATACACATATTATTCAAGAGGCAGATGTTATCATCCTTACTATAAAACCATATCAGGTAGATACTGTCTTAGCCGAGATATTGCCTTCCATTTCAAACAAAGTAATCGCATCGGCAGTAAGTGGTCTTTCGATAGAGAATTTACAAAACAAAATTGGGGATACTCACAATGCAGTCCGTATTATGCCAAATATTGCGGCACAGTTTGGTGCTTCTGCCACTTGTATTGCTTTTAACGAGAAAAGTAAAGCTAAAGCACAAGAAACAGTAACTCTTTTTCAAGCTTTAGGAACTGCACCCATTATTGATGAAAAATTAATGGATGCTGCAACCGTACTCGCTGCAAGTGGAACCGCTTTTGCTTTACGTTATATTCGTGCATCCATGCAAGCAGGGATCGAAATTGGATTTGATTGGCAAACGGCTTTGGCCATTTCTGCACAAACGGTAAAAGGCGCTGCCGAAATGTTGCTTGAAGAAAAAGGACACCCAGAACAATTAATCGACCGTGTTACTACACCACAGGGATGTACGATTGCTGGATTAAACGAAATGGAATTACACGGTTTTAGCTCTTCATTAATCAAGGGTATCAAAACTTCCCTAAAACAAATCAAAGGTTAA
- the mgtE gene encoding magnesium transporter, which produces MEFKISKELIKQIAELIQAKNNQELEILLNDMHHADFAEILDEIDIDEATYIFKVLDSEKTAEILLELEDDLRENILKRLSAKEIAEELDELETNDAADIIGELSKEKKAEVISELQDVEHAKGIVDLLRYDEDTAGGIMHKELVKVNENWNVLTCVKEMRIQAENISRVHSIYVVDDEDRLKGRLSLKDLLSTSTRTPISDVYIKKLHFVDVETPDVDVARIMEKYDLEAIPVVDELGRLVGRITIDDVIDVIKDEIEKRDTEDIQKFGGLEALDLPYVQTRLFEMVKKRATWLVVLFLGEMFTASAMGFFEGEINKAIVLTLFIPLIISSGGNSGSQAATLIIRAMALKELTLRDWWYVMKKEIASGFLLGSILGIVGFIRILIWQTLDFHDYGVHWFYVAMTVSVSLVFIVLWGTLSGSMIPFVLKKFKLDPATSSAPFVATLVDVTGLIIYFSIAMFFLSGKLL; this is translated from the coding sequence ATGGAATTTAAAATCAGTAAAGAGCTTATTAAACAAATAGCTGAACTCATCCAAGCGAAGAACAACCAAGAGTTGGAAATTTTGTTGAATGATATGCATCACGCTGATTTTGCAGAAATCCTTGACGAGATTGACATTGATGAAGCGACTTATATTTTCAAGGTTTTAGATAGCGAAAAAACAGCTGAAATTCTTCTGGAGTTAGAAGATGATTTAAGGGAAAATATTTTAAAACGCCTTTCGGCAAAAGAGATTGCCGAAGAGCTGGATGAATTAGAGACCAATGATGCCGCTGATATTATCGGAGAACTTTCGAAAGAAAAGAAAGCCGAAGTAATATCGGAATTGCAGGATGTTGAGCATGCCAAAGGAATTGTCGATTTGCTTCGTTATGATGAGGATACGGCAGGGGGAATCATGCACAAAGAGTTGGTTAAAGTCAATGAAAATTGGAATGTACTCACTTGCGTTAAAGAGATGCGTATTCAAGCTGAAAATATTTCTAGAGTCCATTCTATTTATGTAGTAGATGATGAAGATCGTTTGAAAGGACGACTGTCCCTTAAGGATTTATTGAGTACTTCTACACGAACTCCCATTAGTGATGTTTATATCAAAAAACTGCACTTTGTAGATGTTGAAACTCCCGATGTTGATGTGGCTAGAATCATGGAAAAATACGACTTGGAAGCGATTCCAGTTGTGGATGAATTGGGACGATTAGTGGGACGTATCACGATTGATGATGTTATTGATGTCATTAAGGATGAAATCGAAAAAAGAGATACAGAAGACATTCAGAAATTTGGGGGATTAGAGGCATTAGATTTGCCTTACGTTCAAACGCGTCTTTTCGAAATGGTCAAAAAAAGAGCCACTTGGTTAGTTGTACTTTTTCTGGGAGAAATGTTTACCGCTTCGGCGATGGGTTTTTTTGAGGGAGAAATCAATAAAGCTATTGTTTTAACCTTGTTTATTCCTCTTATTATTTCTAGTGGAGGTAATTCAGGTTCACAGGCTGCAACATTAATTATTCGTGCCATGGCTCTGAAAGAGCTAACCTTGAGAGACTGGTGGTATGTGATGAAAAAAGAAATAGCTTCTGGATTTTTATTGGGCTCTATTTTGGGAATTGTAGGTTTTATACGAATCTTGATTTGGCAAACGTTAGACTTTCATGATTATGGGGTACATTGGTTTTATGTAGCTATGACTGTATCCGTCTCTTTGGTTTTTATCGTTTTATGGGGTACCCTTTCTGGATCCATGATTCCTTTTGTATTAAAGAAATTCAAATTAGATCCAGCTACTTCATCCGCACCTTTTGTAGCTACTTTGGTAGATGTAACAGGATTGATCATCTATTTTTCAATAGCTATGTTTTTCTTAAGCGGTAAATTATTATAA
- a CDS encoding ATP-binding protein produces MEFSKILGQGYIKNHLVKSADLGRIPHAQLFVGPEGCGTLPMAIAYAQYVLCNTNGEQNESCSLKFQKLSHPDLHFIYPTVTTEDVKAKPKSIDFIADWRQFILEKPYGGLFDWYAKLGVQNKQGEIRVDDAAEILKSLSLKSYEGGYKIMIIWMADKLNIAASNKLLKLLEEPPEKTVFLLISENEEDIIQTIRSRCQITHFNALSEQIIANSLIENEQIDAKLASKIAHQAQGNYNKALHLLNDDDEASPFEQWFVTWVRAAFKAKGNAAAIQDLIEWSEQIATLGRETQKKFLQFCIEMFRQALLLNYETKSLVYIEPKVEKFKLENFAPFVNGNNINDIFKELSDAMYHIERNGNAKIILTDLSIKLTRLIHKK; encoded by the coding sequence ATGGAATTTTCAAAAATTTTAGGACAGGGCTATATAAAAAACCACTTGGTTAAAAGTGCTGATTTAGGCAGGATTCCTCATGCCCAATTATTTGTAGGTCCAGAAGGCTGTGGCACTCTACCAATGGCTATTGCTTACGCACAATATGTTTTATGCAACACTAATGGCGAACAAAATGAATCCTGTAGCCTTAAATTTCAAAAATTATCACATCCAGACTTACATTTTATTTATCCAACTGTAACGACAGAGGATGTAAAAGCTAAACCAAAAAGTATCGATTTTATTGCAGATTGGCGACAATTTATCTTAGAAAAACCTTATGGTGGATTATTTGACTGGTATGCTAAATTGGGTGTTCAAAATAAACAAGGAGAAATACGCGTTGATGATGCAGCTGAAATATTAAAATCGCTATCCTTAAAGTCCTATGAAGGAGGATATAAAATTATGATCATTTGGATGGCAGATAAATTGAATATCGCAGCCTCTAACAAACTTCTCAAATTACTGGAAGAACCACCAGAGAAGACCGTTTTTCTGCTTATCTCCGAAAATGAAGAAGACATCATTCAAACCATACGCTCCCGTTGTCAAATTACACATTTTAATGCATTAAGCGAACAAATCATAGCTAATAGTCTAATAGAAAATGAGCAGATTGATGCAAAGCTAGCTTCAAAAATTGCACATCAGGCTCAAGGAAATTACAACAAAGCATTGCATCTATTAAATGACGACGATGAAGCTTCTCCATTTGAACAATGGTTTGTTACTTGGGTTAGAGCTGCTTTTAAAGCAAAAGGAAATGCAGCAGCGATACAAGACTTAATAGAATGGAGTGAACAAATAGCTACATTAGGGAGAGAAACGCAAAAAAAATTCCTTCAATTTTGTATTGAGATGTTCCGTCAGGCATTATTGTTAAATTATGAGACCAAATCATTAGTTTATATAGAGCCAAAAGTAGAAAAATTCAAACTTGAAAACTTTGCTCCTTTTGTAAATGGAAATAATATTAACGACATTTTCAAAGAATTATCAGATGCGATGTATCATATAGAACGCAATGGTAATGCCAAAATAATATTAACTGATTTATCTATAAAACTAACCCGTTTAATACACAAAAAATAA
- a CDS encoding DUF4286 family protein — MIIYNVTTNIQESVHDQWMIWMQHKHIPEMLASGKFTSARFVRVLIEEEMGGVTYSVQYTTDSKETLEKYYQEDAPRLREEGLKLFGDKMLAFRTELEVISEY, encoded by the coding sequence ATGATAATATACAACGTTACCACAAACATACAAGAAAGCGTACACGACCAATGGATGATTTGGATGCAACACAAACATATACCGGAAATGTTGGCATCCGGAAAATTTACTTCGGCTCGTTTTGTTCGTGTTTTAATTGAAGAAGAAATGGGCGGTGTCACTTATTCGGTTCAATATACTACAGATAGTAAGGAAACATTAGAAAAATATTACCAAGAAGACGCTCCTAGATTAAGAGAAGAAGGTTTAAAACTGTTTGGCGATAAAATGCTGGCTTTTAGAACCGAATTGGAAGTGATTTCCGAATATTAA
- the rsmA gene encoding 16S rRNA (adenine(1518)-N(6)/adenine(1519)-N(6))-dimethyltransferase RsmA produces MEKVKAKKHLGQHFLKDESIAKDIADTLNLVGYEDVLEIGPGMGVLTKYMLDKPINTYVIEIDDESVTYLDANYPKLKNRIISKDFLKYDINEVFEGKQFAIIGNFPYNISTQIVFKTLEYRNQIPEFAGMFQKEVAERICEKKGTKAYGILSVLVQAFYNAEYLFTVDENVFNPPPKVKSGVLRLRRKEDFTLPCGEKLFFTVVKTAFQQRRKTLRNSLKTLNLSDSLREDEVFNLRPEQLDYKEFIALTQKIEADGI; encoded by the coding sequence ATGGAAAAAGTAAAAGCCAAAAAACACCTCGGACAACATTTTTTGAAAGACGAAAGTATTGCCAAAGATATTGCAGACACATTGAATTTAGTAGGGTATGAGGATGTATTAGAGATAGGCCCTGGAATGGGTGTTTTGACTAAATATATGTTGGATAAACCCATCAATACCTATGTGATCGAAATTGATGATGAGTCAGTGACTTATTTGGATGCCAACTATCCAAAACTTAAGAACAGAATCATTTCTAAAGATTTCTTGAAATACGATATTAACGAAGTTTTTGAAGGGAAACAATTTGCCATAATTGGTAATTTTCCCTATAATATTTCAACTCAAATTGTCTTTAAAACATTAGAATACCGCAATCAAATTCCTGAATTTGCAGGGATGTTTCAAAAAGAAGTAGCCGAGCGTATTTGTGAAAAGAAAGGAACAAAAGCGTATGGGATTCTTTCTGTTTTAGTACAAGCTTTTTACAATGCAGAGTACTTATTTACTGTAGATGAAAATGTGTTCAATCCGCCTCCAAAAGTAAAATCTGGTGTACTGCGTTTGCGTAGGAAAGAAGACTTTACTTTGCCTTGTGGAGAAAAATTGTTTTTTACGGTAGTGAAAACAGCTTTTCAACAACGCAGAAAGACTTTGAGGAACAGCTTAAAAACCCTAAATTTGTCCGACAGTTTAAGGGAAGATGAAGTTTTCAATCTTCGTCCAGAACAATTAGATTACAAAGAATTTATTGCACTGACACAAAAAATAGAAGCCGATGGAATTTAA